Proteins encoded together in one Thalassotalea crassostreae window:
- a CDS encoding endonuclease/exonuclease/phosphatase family protein — protein MENSKLKIATFNLFNYLEPPGAFYDFDRIYSIEQWTKKQKWVSDYLAQYQPDIIGFQEVFSPDSLKQLVATQGYAYFAVIDAPQVIDDFIYRSPVVAIASRYPIVEANAVQPDITLAQSIGLSEEFSFSRKVLRATVDVPHLGNCDCYVVHFKSKRSMIDVDDVTNKEVLENSAEKSIIEHLKGSIAGGWGSSIQRGSEAALLLVDMIQRREQTTNPMVLMGDFNNTLSDGILRHLQTDSLRFVSKFDSERYLQKYCLKDSWDLFEAAQINESTEPAELKAAKLNVRSPTHYYGETSSILDYILLSCEFDASYQDSLYQVSEYHTYDRHLINPIFERDGESTDHGIVLITMALRE, from the coding sequence ATGGAAAACTCAAAATTAAAAATTGCTACCTTTAATTTATTTAACTATCTTGAACCCCCCGGTGCATTTTATGACTTCGATCGTATCTACAGTATTGAACAATGGACTAAAAAACAGAAATGGGTCAGTGATTATTTAGCGCAATATCAACCTGATATTATCGGCTTTCAAGAAGTCTTTAGTCCTGATTCTTTAAAGCAGTTAGTCGCCACTCAAGGGTATGCTTATTTTGCTGTAATTGACGCCCCACAAGTCATTGATGACTTTATTTATCGAAGTCCTGTTGTAGCCATTGCATCTCGTTATCCTATTGTCGAAGCAAATGCTGTACAGCCAGATATCACGCTGGCTCAAAGCATTGGCTTATCCGAAGAATTTTCGTTCAGTCGCAAAGTATTACGAGCAACCGTTGATGTACCACATTTAGGTAATTGTGATTGTTATGTTGTGCATTTCAAATCGAAACGTTCGATGATTGATGTAGATGACGTGACTAATAAAGAAGTGCTAGAAAATTCGGCAGAAAAATCAATCATTGAACATCTTAAAGGCAGTATTGCTGGAGGATGGGGCTCGAGCATACAACGAGGCAGTGAAGCTGCCTTATTGTTGGTTGATATGATTCAACGACGTGAACAAACCACAAACCCAATGGTGTTAATGGGGGATTTTAATAACACCCTTAGTGATGGCATATTAAGACACTTGCAAACTGATTCTCTGCGCTTTGTTTCTAAGTTTGATAGTGAGCGTTATTTGCAAAAATATTGTTTAAAAGATTCATGGGATTTATTCGAAGCTGCACAAATTAATGAATCCACAGAGCCAGCTGAACTAAAAGCGGCTAAGCTCAATGTACGTAGCCCAACCCATTATTATGGTGAAACCAGTTCAATTTTAGACTACATACTTTTGTCATGTGAATTTGATGCTAGTTACCAAGACAGTTTGTACCAAGTATCTGAATATCATACCTATGATCGACACTTAATTAATCCAATATTTGAGCGGGATGGCGAAAGCACCGATCATGGGATCGTTTTAATTACTATGGCATTAAGAGAATAA
- a CDS encoding sugar kinase — protein sequence MKNMFLFGECMIELMTTAKGTSENTMKQSFAGDVFNSAVYLKRAFSEVSVHLVTAVGKDQFSLNMIEYFKRENIETEFVFQSETKIPGLYSIQLDDSGERSFTYWRENSAARQVMQHIDEAAIAQLSKGDMFFFSGISLAVVEPEARDSFWGLVDSLKAAGVDIVFDPNYRARLWQSEAEAKEQFENAFARSNVLLPGIEDFSTLYSMDTFEQVNDFLAKFNIDEVIVKNGPGSVISVEQDNIEEHVIIPSENVVDTTSAGDSFNGTYLGARLNGFSIAKAISLASIAAGFVIQHKGAIVNQASYNEFIHYHVNN from the coding sequence ATGAAAAACATGTTTTTATTCGGCGAATGCATGATTGAGTTGATGACTACCGCCAAAGGCACGTCAGAAAACACCATGAAACAATCATTTGCTGGAGATGTTTTTAACTCTGCTGTTTATCTAAAACGTGCATTTTCCGAGGTGAGTGTGCACTTAGTAACAGCCGTAGGTAAAGACCAATTTAGCCTTAATATGATCGAATATTTCAAACGCGAAAATATTGAAACTGAATTTGTTTTCCAATCAGAAACCAAAATTCCTGGATTGTATTCTATTCAACTTGATGACAGCGGAGAGCGCAGTTTTACTTATTGGCGTGAAAACTCGGCTGCTCGTCAGGTAATGCAACATATAGATGAAGCGGCAATTGCACAACTTTCAAAAGGCGACATGTTCTTTTTCTCTGGTATTTCACTTGCTGTTGTTGAACCTGAGGCAAGAGATAGTTTTTGGGGGCTAGTAGATTCGCTTAAAGCGGCTGGAGTAGACATCGTTTTCGATCCTAACTACCGCGCCCGATTATGGCAAAGTGAAGCGGAAGCAAAAGAGCAGTTCGAAAATGCTTTTGCTCGCTCTAATGTGTTACTACCGGGAATCGAAGACTTTAGTACGTTATATTCGATGGATACTTTTGAACAAGTTAATGACTTCTTAGCCAAATTTAATATCGATGAAGTTATCGTGAAAAATGGTCCTGGCTCTGTAATCAGTGTTGAGCAAGACAACATCGAAGAACACGTCATCATTCCATCTGAAAATGTTGTTGATACAACATCGGCAGGTGACTCATTTAACGGCACCTATTTAGGCGCGAGGTTAAATGGCTTTTCAATTGCTAAGGCTATTTCATTAGCCTCTATTGCTGCGGGCTTTGTGATCCAGCATAAAGGTGCAATTGTGAATCAAGCAAGTTACAACGAATTTATTCATTATCACGTGAATAACTAA
- a CDS encoding DoxX family protein, with protein sequence MNIATIKNILTSEQSNSTLPLRLIAGIIFIAHGAQKLFAWFGGYGLDGTGQWMESIGLAPGYLMALMAGSAEFFGGILLIAGLLTRPTALVLAITMVVAILTAHIDNGLFMANNGYEFGLALVAITLALMFQGGGRFSVDNVIVSKIK encoded by the coding sequence ATGAACATTGCAACAATCAAAAATATACTTACTTCAGAGCAATCAAACTCTACATTACCGCTGCGTTTAATCGCCGGTATCATTTTCATCGCTCACGGCGCACAGAAATTATTCGCTTGGTTTGGCGGATATGGTTTAGACGGCACGGGTCAGTGGATGGAATCAATTGGTTTAGCCCCTGGCTACCTAATGGCATTAATGGCCGGTAGCGCAGAGTTTTTTGGCGGTATTCTTCTTATTGCAGGACTTTTAACTCGCCCAACAGCGCTAGTTCTAGCAATCACTATGGTAGTTGCCATACTTACTGCCCATATAGACAACGGTTTGTTTATGGCCAATAACGGCTATGAATTTGGATTGGCTTTAGTTGCCATTACCTTAGCGCTAATGTTTCAAGGTGGCGGTCGCTTTTCTGTCGACAACGTTATTGTAAGTAAGATCAAATAA
- a CDS encoding LysR substrate-binding domain-containing protein, producing MNNSAITIEALNVLDAIESRGSFAAAAEQLNKVPSALSYIVQKLEEQLAVTLFVRQGRRSVLTPAGRHLLNEGRQLLRAVNRLSEQTQTISHGWEPKIRIAVDSIFPVNLLFAPMKQFLDLHPNIEIDICEEVMAGSWESLIDDKVDLLIGAPEPVPNQQGLRAQPIGKIQQLLVAAPRHPITQLKGPISQDEISPYRTVVVHDSVKTAVARSSYIIEQSQHFYVTSVSHKIEAITAGIGVGFLPKVRIADKLKNGSLVAIELDEQPRAADLFMSWKLVNKGKGLKTLREMLIEHISSLT from the coding sequence ATGAATAACTCTGCGATAACCATTGAAGCGCTTAACGTTTTGGATGCAATTGAAAGCCGTGGCAGTTTTGCTGCTGCGGCAGAGCAGCTGAATAAAGTGCCGTCCGCATTGTCTTACATAGTGCAAAAGTTAGAAGAGCAATTAGCGGTTACTTTATTTGTTAGACAAGGTCGACGCTCAGTATTGACGCCTGCCGGTAGACACTTACTTAATGAAGGCAGGCAATTGCTAAGAGCGGTGAATCGCTTGTCAGAGCAAACCCAGACGATTTCACATGGTTGGGAGCCAAAAATTAGAATTGCAGTAGATTCTATATTTCCGGTAAATCTGTTGTTTGCCCCTATGAAGCAGTTTTTAGATTTACACCCCAATATTGAAATCGATATATGTGAAGAGGTTATGGCTGGCTCGTGGGAGTCGCTTATAGATGATAAGGTCGATTTACTTATCGGCGCGCCAGAGCCTGTGCCAAACCAGCAAGGGCTTAGAGCTCAACCTATTGGCAAAATACAACAACTTCTTGTTGCAGCACCTAGGCATCCCATTACTCAACTTAAAGGGCCTATTAGTCAAGATGAAATTTCACCCTATCGAACCGTTGTTGTTCATGATTCAGTAAAAACTGCGGTAGCTCGTTCTAGTTATATTATTGAACAGAGCCAACATTTTTATGTGACCTCGGTTAGTCATAAGATAGAGGCGATTACCGCAGGAATAGGCGTTGGTTTCTTACCTAAAGTCAGGATTGCGGATAAATTAAAAAACGGTAGTCTGGTGGCGATCGAGTTAGATGAACAGCCTAGAGCAGCTGATTTATTTATGTCATGGAAGCTTGTTAACAAAGGCAAAGGACTTAAGACATTAAGAGAAATGTTGATTGAGCACATTAGCTCATTAACATAA
- a CDS encoding sulfatase codes for MTTYKTSLKCFINLSLFVLSSLSISAASAANKASAVTQKQPNVLFITVDDMNTDLGSYGHPLVSSPSIDKLASKGILFTNAYSQSPACTQSRSSFMTGLYPDQTGVIAHASHTRLTPHFRDTIPNVTTMPQMFKQQGYFTGRVGKIYHQGVPNQIGTPGADDYDSWHQGVNPIGLDKEVDDQIMAFNPRALKNKSYGGVLSFLSIESEDEQHTDGKVATEAIEMLNKNHPDITGKPFFIGVGFYRPHTPFVAPKRYFDLYPLDKIQPYIMPKNDRYDIPAIALHDRDHQENLTIEQRKKIIQGYYAAISFVDAQIGRVLDGLEQLGLADNTIVVFLSDHGYELGQHNLWQKGSLFEGSNHTPLVIYAPNAKGNSKAITQPTELVDIYPTLATLTKLTPPSYLPGVDLTPSMNNPDVVTRTVAYSNVLSRVRGKQNQFAFKKIRGHSIRTSRYRYTEWGDGLYGAELYDHQSDPEELKNLVDKVPLETVRIKLKWQLDDIIEKAQTRIRSIE; via the coding sequence ATGACCACCTATAAAACTTCGTTAAAGTGCTTTATCAACCTATCATTATTTGTTCTTAGTTCACTTTCAATAAGTGCAGCATCAGCTGCAAATAAAGCAAGCGCGGTAACGCAGAAACAACCGAATGTGCTTTTTATTACTGTCGATGATATGAATACAGATCTTGGCAGTTATGGTCATCCTCTTGTTAGCAGTCCAAGTATAGATAAGCTTGCCAGCAAAGGAATTTTATTTACCAATGCATACAGCCAATCACCTGCCTGTACACAAAGTCGCTCAAGTTTTATGACCGGTTTATATCCCGATCAAACTGGCGTCATTGCCCACGCTTCACATACACGGTTAACACCGCACTTTCGAGATACCATCCCGAATGTAACTACCATGCCACAAATGTTTAAACAACAAGGTTACTTTACTGGCAGAGTAGGAAAAATTTATCATCAAGGTGTACCTAATCAAATCGGTACTCCGGGTGCTGACGATTATGATTCTTGGCACCAAGGGGTTAACCCAATTGGTCTCGACAAAGAAGTCGATGATCAAATAATGGCGTTTAATCCTAGAGCTTTAAAGAATAAATCTTATGGTGGTGTGTTGAGCTTTCTTTCCATCGAAAGTGAAGACGAGCAACATACCGATGGTAAAGTTGCGACAGAAGCAATAGAAATGCTCAATAAAAACCATCCCGATATTACCGGCAAACCATTTTTTATTGGTGTTGGTTTTTATCGTCCTCATACTCCATTTGTAGCGCCGAAACGATATTTTGATTTATATCCGCTTGATAAAATCCAGCCCTATATCATGCCGAAGAATGATAGGTACGATATTCCAGCGATTGCGCTTCATGATAGAGATCACCAAGAAAATCTCACCATTGAGCAACGTAAAAAGATTATTCAAGGCTATTATGCGGCAATATCTTTTGTCGATGCTCAAATAGGTCGAGTATTAGATGGTTTAGAGCAATTAGGCTTAGCCGACAATACCATTGTTGTATTCCTTTCAGATCATGGTTATGAACTTGGTCAGCATAACTTATGGCAAAAGGGCAGTTTATTTGAAGGATCAAATCATACCCCGTTGGTCATTTATGCGCCGAATGCAAAAGGCAATAGCAAAGCAATCACTCAACCTACCGAGCTTGTGGATATTTACCCTACTTTGGCGACATTAACGAAGCTAACACCTCCGTCTTATTTGCCTGGTGTCGATTTAACACCGAGTATGAATAACCCTGACGTAGTTACAAGAACCGTTGCCTACTCCAACGTATTAAGCAGAGTTAGAGGCAAACAAAACCAATTCGCATTTAAAAAAATCCGTGGTCATTCAATTAGAACAAGCCGTTATCGTTACACAGAGTGGGGAGATGGACTTTATGGCGCAGAACTTTACGATCATCAAAGTGATCCTGAAGAACTAAAAAATCTTGTCGATAAAGTACCATTAGAAACGGTTCGGATAAAATTAAAATGGCAGCTGGATGATATCATTGAAAAAGCCCAAACTCGCATTCGCTCGATAGAATAG
- a CDS encoding AbgT family transporter: MTVNTSPQESKNSLFNRFLATVEYLGNLLPHPITLFALFCLFIVVFSGIADLFGLSAIDPRPIGSAGRDPDGVIEVVSLLSADGLQKIVTGLVTNFTGFAPLGTVLVALLGVSVAEHSGLLSAALRGMVMGASERLVTFMVVFAAILSNTASELGYVVLIPLAAMIFHSLGRHPLAGLAAAFAGVSGGYSANLLLGTIDPLLAGITTPAAQMIDPNYQVGPEANWYFMMISTFLIAILGTFITEKIVEPRLGKYDDSEASEKIESNIKHLSEIERKGLKYAGLTFLFLCVLLALTIVPEDGILRNPETGLVKGSPFLKGIVAFIFVTFAIPGYVYGRVVGTMKTDVDVINAMSKSMGSLSMYIVLVFFAAQFVAFFKWTNLGTILAINGAELLQALNMTGPEVFVLFILMCAIINLTLGSSSAQWAATAPIFVPMLMLVGYAPETIQAAYRIGDSVTNLITPMMSYFGLILAIATKYKKDMGIGTLIATMLPYSIAFFVGWVVLFYVWVFAFGLPVGPGSPIYFQP; encoded by the coding sequence ATGACCGTAAATACGAGTCCTCAAGAATCAAAAAACAGTTTGTTTAATCGTTTTTTAGCTACTGTTGAATACTTGGGTAATCTTCTTCCACATCCCATCACATTATTTGCATTGTTTTGTTTATTTATTGTGGTATTTAGTGGTATTGCCGACCTGTTTGGTCTCAGTGCAATAGACCCTAGACCGATAGGTTCAGCAGGACGCGATCCGGATGGTGTTATTGAAGTTGTGAGTTTATTGAGTGCTGATGGTTTACAAAAAATCGTCACCGGTTTAGTGACTAACTTTACCGGTTTTGCACCGTTAGGTACCGTTTTAGTTGCATTGCTTGGTGTTAGTGTTGCGGAACATTCTGGGTTATTATCTGCTGCGCTTCGTGGCATGGTGATGGGCGCCTCTGAACGGTTAGTAACTTTTATGGTGGTGTTCGCAGCTATCTTATCTAACACTGCATCTGAGTTAGGTTATGTAGTTTTAATTCCACTTGCTGCGATGATATTCCACAGCTTAGGCCGTCATCCATTAGCTGGTTTAGCAGCTGCATTTGCCGGCGTATCGGGTGGTTATAGCGCCAATTTACTATTAGGTACTATTGATCCTTTATTAGCTGGCATAACCACACCAGCAGCGCAAATGATCGATCCAAACTACCAAGTAGGGCCTGAGGCCAATTGGTATTTTATGATGATTTCAACGTTTTTAATCGCCATCTTAGGTACCTTTATTACTGAGAAAATCGTTGAGCCTAGATTAGGTAAATATGATGACAGTGAAGCAAGTGAAAAAATTGAATCTAATATCAAACATCTATCTGAAATTGAACGTAAAGGCTTAAAATATGCGGGCTTAACCTTTTTGTTTTTGTGTGTTTTGCTTGCGCTAACTATCGTGCCGGAAGATGGTATTTTACGTAATCCAGAAACCGGATTAGTGAAAGGTTCACCATTTTTAAAAGGCATTGTCGCCTTTATCTTTGTGACCTTTGCAATTCCAGGTTATGTCTACGGCAGAGTTGTCGGGACAATGAAAACTGATGTCGATGTGATTAATGCCATGAGTAAAAGTATGGGATCGCTCAGCATGTACATCGTATTAGTATTTTTTGCAGCGCAATTTGTTGCATTTTTTAAATGGACTAACTTGGGTACCATTTTGGCGATTAATGGTGCTGAGTTGTTGCAAGCTCTTAATATGACTGGCCCGGAAGTGTTTGTCTTGTTTATTTTAATGTGTGCGATAATCAACTTAACGTTAGGTTCATCTTCAGCACAATGGGCGGCTACCGCGCCAATATTTGTTCCTATGTTAATGCTAGTCGGTTATGCTCCAGAAACAATTCAAGCAGCGTATCGTATTGGTGATTCAGTTACCAACTTGATAACCCCAATGATGAGTTATTTTGGTCTCATATTGGCTATTGCAACAAAGTATAAGAAAGATATGGGGATAGGTACCCTAATCGCCACGATGCTACCTTATAGTATTGCTTTCTTTGTTGGTTGGGTTGTGCTGTTTTACGTGTGGGTATTTGCTTTTGGTTTACCTGTAGGACCAGGCTCCCCAATATACTTCCAGCCATAA
- a CDS encoding ABC-F family ATPase — translation MISTSNITMQFGAEPLFENISAKFGNGNRYGLIGANGCGKSTFMKILSGDLTATSGNVSVTSGNKVSTLGQDQFAFEQYSVIDTVIMGDMALWNVKQEKDAIYAKAEMTEADGMRAGDLESEFAEMDGYTAESRAGEILLEAGIEESFHYGSMQQVAPGWKLRVLLAQALFANPDILLLDEPTNNLDIHTISWLENELNKRKCTMIIISHDRHFLNSVCTHMADIDYGELRIYPGNYEYFLEQSALLREQLLSGNAKKAEEIAELQDFVNRFGANASKAKQASSRAKKMDKIKLDEVKSSSRITPKLAFAPGKKMHRQALELENLGHGFDGEVLFESGDLLLEAGAKLAVIGENGAGKTTFLRCLMKELENNEGIVKWSENASVGYCPQDSSHLFDNDLTLMDWMSQWRRPCHNDLMVRGMLGRLLFTDDDANKKAKNCSGGEKNRLLFGMLMMADINVLIMDEPTNHMDLEAIDALNNALKDFEGTLIFVSHDREFVSSLATRIIDIKDKQLVNFKGSLDEYLDSQALAKRVA, via the coding sequence TTGATCTCTACATCTAACATTACCATGCAATTTGGCGCAGAGCCTTTGTTTGAAAATATCTCAGCCAAATTTGGTAACGGCAATCGCTACGGTTTAATCGGAGCTAACGGTTGTGGTAAATCAACGTTCATGAAAATCCTAAGTGGCGACTTAACAGCAACTTCGGGTAATGTCTCTGTCACCAGTGGCAACAAAGTAAGTACCTTGGGTCAAGATCAATTTGCATTTGAGCAATACAGTGTTATCGATACTGTGATCATGGGTGATATGGCGCTTTGGAATGTAAAGCAAGAAAAAGATGCCATTTATGCTAAAGCTGAGATGACTGAAGCAGACGGCATGCGCGCTGGCGATTTAGAAAGTGAATTTGCTGAAATGGATGGCTACACCGCGGAAAGTCGTGCCGGTGAAATTCTGTTAGAAGCAGGTATTGAAGAATCATTCCACTATGGTTCGATGCAACAAGTTGCGCCAGGTTGGAAACTTCGTGTTTTACTTGCTCAAGCATTGTTTGCTAATCCAGATATTTTATTGCTCGACGAACCAACCAACAACTTGGATATTCATACCATTTCTTGGTTAGAGAATGAACTGAACAAACGTAAATGCACCATGATTATCATTTCCCATGATAGACATTTTTTAAACTCTGTTTGTACTCATATGGCTGATATCGATTATGGTGAGCTGCGTATTTACCCAGGTAATTATGAATACTTTTTAGAGCAGTCGGCTTTATTACGTGAACAGTTATTATCGGGTAACGCGAAAAAAGCGGAAGAAATTGCTGAACTTCAAGACTTTGTAAACCGTTTTGGTGCTAATGCGTCAAAAGCCAAGCAAGCAAGTTCTCGTGCTAAAAAAATGGACAAAATCAAACTTGATGAAGTGAAATCATCGAGTCGTATTACCCCAAAACTTGCTTTTGCACCTGGCAAAAAGATGCATCGTCAAGCACTTGAACTAGAAAATCTTGGCCATGGTTTTGACGGCGAAGTATTATTTGAAAGCGGTGATTTGTTATTGGAAGCCGGCGCTAAGCTAGCGGTCATAGGCGAGAATGGCGCAGGTAAAACAACATTTTTGCGCTGTTTAATGAAAGAACTCGAGAACAACGAAGGCATAGTTAAATGGTCGGAAAATGCATCTGTGGGTTATTGCCCACAAGATAGCAGTCACTTATTTGATAACGACTTAACGTTGATGGATTGGATGTCACAGTGGCGCAGACCATGTCATAACGATTTGATGGTTCGCGGCATGTTAGGGCGTTTATTATTTACCGATGATGATGCTAATAAGAAAGCCAAAAACTGTTCTGGTGGTGAGAAAAACCGATTATTATTTGGCATGCTTATGATGGCAGATATCAATGTCTTGATAATGGATGAGCCAACTAACCATATGGATCTTGAAGCCATTGATGCGTTGAATAACGCATTAAAAGACTTTGAAGGTACATTGATTTTTGTTAGTCATGACCGAGAGTTTGTTTCAAGCTTAGCAACACGTATCATTGACATTAAAGATAAGCAGTTGGTTAACTTTAAAGGTTCACTAGATGAATATCTTGATAGCCAAGCACTAGCGAAAAGAGTCGCTTAA
- a CDS encoding pirin family protein: MIKHYKFDKLGKANHGWLKANHHFSFAHYYNPARMGFGTLRVINDDWVEPGTGFPRHPHKNMEIITFVRTGSITHKDSAGNHGVTTAGEVQVMSAGTGIEHSEYNLSKEPLNLYQIWIEPNKHNVKPRWDSKVFSQKQCGNTLPLLVSGYEEDKGNALFINQFARIYGGKVTKGKSFEMEINHQAYVLASAGKFSLIDNQSTTLMEKGDGAEVTKQKFVTFTAIEDSEIIVIDAAVN, from the coding sequence ATGATCAAGCATTACAAATTCGATAAGTTAGGTAAAGCTAACCATGGTTGGTTAAAAGCGAATCATCACTTTAGTTTTGCTCATTACTATAACCCAGCAAGAATGGGCTTCGGCACACTTAGAGTAATTAATGATGATTGGGTTGAGCCTGGAACAGGTTTCCCTAGACATCCACATAAAAATATGGAAATTATCACCTTTGTTCGCACCGGTTCAATTACTCATAAAGATAGTGCTGGTAATCATGGCGTGACTACTGCTGGAGAAGTGCAAGTAATGAGCGCCGGCACTGGTATTGAGCATTCAGAATACAACTTAAGCAAAGAGCCTTTGAACCTTTATCAAATTTGGATTGAACCAAATAAGCATAATGTTAAACCTCGATGGGACAGTAAAGTGTTTTCTCAAAAACAATGCGGCAATACTTTACCGTTACTGGTTTCAGGGTATGAAGAAGATAAAGGTAACGCTTTATTTATAAATCAGTTCGCTCGTATTTATGGTGGTAAGGTGACAAAAGGAAAAAGTTTTGAAATGGAGATTAACCATCAAGCCTATGTACTGGCATCTGCTGGTAAGTTTAGCCTCATCGATAATCAATCGACTACCCTTATGGAAAAAGGCGATGGCGCAGAAGTGACAAAACAAAAATTTGTTACCTTTACTGCTATAGAAGATAGCGAGATTATTGTTATTGATGCTGCAGTTAACTAG
- the eda gene encoding bifunctional 4-hydroxy-2-oxoglutarate aldolase/2-dehydro-3-deoxy-phosphogluconate aldolase, with translation MKSFHALMGGQTLLPIIQADSAEQGVKIATAMADAGLTLIEVVLRTEASLEALTAIKKALPNLIVGAGTVTNEVILQQAIDAGADFIITPAVSEKLLTQLTKCGLPVLPGVSNTGEILMAREFGYQELKLFPASLSGGAKFLGAVSTIFQDIKFCPTGGVTLENKADYLSLPNCFAVGGTWVAKKEWVEQKNWQAITQACKEANH, from the coding sequence ATGAAATCATTTCACGCTTTAATGGGTGGGCAAACATTGTTGCCTATCATTCAAGCCGATAGCGCTGAGCAAGGCGTTAAAATTGCAACTGCAATGGCAGATGCTGGTCTTACTCTAATTGAAGTGGTATTAAGAACTGAGGCTTCGCTAGAAGCGTTAACAGCGATTAAAAAGGCATTACCAAACTTAATCGTTGGTGCGGGTACAGTGACGAATGAGGTGATCTTGCAACAAGCAATTGATGCTGGTGCAGATTTTATCATCACTCCTGCAGTATCAGAGAAGCTGCTTACTCAATTAACAAAGTGCGGTTTGCCGGTTTTACCTGGTGTTTCAAATACTGGCGAGATCTTAATGGCACGCGAATTTGGTTATCAAGAGCTTAAATTATTCCCTGCATCATTATCTGGTGGTGCTAAGTTTTTAGGCGCTGTTTCGACGATATTCCAAGATATTAAATTTTGTCCAACCGGCGGCGTGACGCTAGAGAATAAGGCGGATTACCTATCTCTTCCTAATTGCTTTGCTGTTGGTGGTACTTGGGTAGCGAAGAAAGAGTGGGTTGAACAAAAAAATTGGCAAGCCATTACGCAAGCGTGTAAAGAAGCAAACCACTAA
- a CDS encoding glutathione S-transferase family protein has protein sequence MGLIINGEWVDQWYDTKTSDGKFERQESRFRHTISADSQCTPEAGRYHLYVSLACPWAHRTLIFRQLKQLEDIITVSVVRPEMRENGWQFDSDNSQYSDDLFDHDYMYQLYLKAAPDYEGRVTVPVLWDKKTNTIVNNESSEIIRIFNTAFNELTGNNDDYYPEILRSEIDVINERIYNTINNGVYRAGFATTQQAYEQGFDSLFESLDWLEAHLRENRYLLGNKLTEADWRLFTTLIRFDAVYFGHFKCNRNQLSAFHNISNYVRELYQFKNVANTVDLQYTKIHYYASHDTINPTLVVPKGPDLNFTIAHDRAGIGLNN, from the coding sequence ATGGGTTTAATTATTAACGGTGAATGGGTTGATCAATGGTACGACACTAAAACCAGTGACGGTAAATTCGAGCGTCAAGAAAGTCGTTTTCGTCATACAATTTCCGCAGATAGTCAGTGCACGCCAGAAGCAGGTCGTTATCATTTGTATGTATCACTCGCATGTCCTTGGGCGCATCGAACATTAATTTTTCGCCAGCTCAAGCAGTTAGAGGATATCATTACAGTGAGCGTCGTCAGACCGGAAATGAGAGAAAATGGTTGGCAATTCGATAGCGATAACAGCCAATACTCAGATGATTTATTTGATCACGATTACATGTATCAATTGTATTTAAAAGCCGCGCCCGATTACGAAGGTAGAGTAACAGTGCCTGTGCTTTGGGATAAGAAAACGAACACGATTGTAAATAATGAATCGAGTGAAATTATCCGCATATTTAACACAGCGTTTAACGAATTAACGGGTAATAACGACGATTATTATCCAGAGATTCTTCGCAGCGAGATAGATGTGATTAATGAGCGCATTTACAATACGATTAATAATGGCGTTTATCGAGCGGGCTTTGCTACAACTCAACAAGCATACGAACAAGGATTTGACAGCCTTTTTGAAAGCTTAGATTGGTTAGAAGCTCACCTGAGGGAAAATCGCTACTTGCTCGGCAACAAGTTAACCGAAGCAGATTGGCGTTTATTTACCACATTAATTCGTTTTGACGCAGTTTATTTTGGCCATTTTAAATGTAACCGCAATCAACTCAGCGCGTTTCACAATATCAGCAATTACGTTCGTGAGCTGTATCAGTTTAAAAACGTCGCAAATACCGTTGATTTGCAGTATACCAAGATTCATTACTACGCGAGTCATGACACAATCAACCCAACATTAGTTGTGCCAAAAGGTCCTGATTTAAATTTTACAATTGCTCACGATAGAGCAGGAATAGGTCTGAACAACTAG